Proteins from a genomic interval of Zingiber officinale cultivar Zhangliang chromosome 2A, Zo_v1.1, whole genome shotgun sequence:
- the LOC122040586 gene encoding E3 ubiquitin-protein ligase RHF2A-like, whose amino-acid sequence MEAASEMENHLSSASAFVEGGIQDACDDACSICLESFCSDPSTVTGCKHEFHLQCILEWCQRSSHCPMCWQTVSLKDPASQELLEAVEHERSTRHNRAQTTTIFHHPAFGDSDLQHLPVVGSDAELEERIFQHLAAAVAMGRAHHIATSEGRVGSGSHNRSQYSVFSTNSNASSVVSAPAVSALGRENESVHVIMDADPSPPTPSPGSVPAEAANGFTAQATQFPLLTSGTNSLSNPRTPIGHSSPFSRERPGPSESQPVSENLKSRWNAVSMRYKESIVKNTRGWRERLLSRSGSMADIGSGVRREVRAGIATVTRMMERLDTREGRTSSTSAPPSAEVDAVMEPSNADNVDLNANRVGTHGNTSSSSTHWVATSGPK is encoded by the exons ATGGAGGCTGCTTCAGAGATGGAGAACCACTTGTCGTCAGCTTCAGCTTTTGTTGAAGGAGGCATCCAGGATGCCTGTGATGATGCTTGCAGCATCTGTTTAGAATCCTTTTGCAGTGATCCTTCCACT GTTACTGGTTGCAAGCATGAGTTCCATCTACAATGCATTCTTGAATG GTGCCAGAGAAGCTCTCATTGCCCTATGTGTTGGCAGACTGTTAGTTTGAAAGATCCAGCCAG CCAAGAACTACTAGAGGCTGTAGAGCACGAAAGGAGCACTAGACATAACCGCGCACAAACAACTACCATTTTTCATCATCCTGCTTTTGGTGATTCGGATTTGCAGCAT CTGCCAGTTGTTGGAAGTGATGCTGAACTTGAAGAGCGCATTTTTCAGCACTTAGCTGCTGCTGTTGCCATGGGAAGAGCACATCACATTGCCACAAGCGAGGGACGAGTTGGATCAGGATCTCACAACCGGTCACAATATTCAGTGTTCTCTACGAATTCAAATGCCTCATCTGTGGTCTCTGCACCTGCTGTTTCTGCTTTAGGAAGGGAAAATGAATCAGTTCATGTGATAATGGATGCTGATCCATCACCTCCAACACCTAGTCCAGGAAGTGTACCTGCTGAAGCAGCCAATGGTTTCACAGCTCAGGCTACCCAGTTTCCTTTACTGACATCAGGAACCAATAGTCTTTCAAATCCCAG GACACCCATCGGGCATTCTTCTCCGTTTAGTCGAGAAAGACCAGGGCCCTCCGAGTCGCAGCCCGTTTCAGAAAATCTGAAATCTCGCTGGAATGCTGTTTCGATGAG ATACAAGGAATCTATAGTTAAGAATACTCGAGGATGGAGGGAGCGGCTACTTTCACGTAGTGGTTCCATGGCAGATATTGGTTCTGGAGTCAGAAGAGAAGTGCGTGCTGGAATTGCCACCGTAACACGAATGATGGAGCGGTTGGACACAAGAGAAGGAAGAACATCGAGTACTTCTGCTCCACCAAGCGCTGAAGTAGATGCAGTCATGGAACCGAGCAATGCGGATAATGTGGATCTTAATGCCAATCGAGTTGGCACTCATGGGAACACTAGCAGTTCATCAACTCATTGGGTAGCAACTTCAGGTCCCAAGTAG